The Streptomyces halobius genomic interval CCTGGGCGCCGACGTTCGCCGCAGCGGATTCCTGCTTAGGGCGTCGCATGATGTCCATCCCCCTCGGGTGGGCCCCATCCGGACCGCCGCATTCCTGTGACCGGCGGTCCCGGCCACCACCAGCATTTCCCTTCATGCCCGGCGCATAATCGCGGCGCCCCGACGGACACCGGTTCACGTGTGTGGCATTCATCACACTGTGCGGCGCACGGGGGCCACGCTCCGGCGTGCGCTGCGCATCCGCGCCCGAGCACAGTAGGTTGAACGGGTGGAGGAGTTGGACCGGCAAATCGTGGACCTGCTCGTCAAGGACGGGCGGATGAGCTACACCGACCTGGGCAAGGCCACCGGCCTGTCCACCTCGGCGGTGCACCAGCGGGTGCGCCGCCTTGAGCAGCGCGGTGTCATACGGGGTTACGCCGCGATCGTGGACCCCGAAGCCGTCGGGCTGCCGCTCACGGCCTTCATCTCGGTCAAACCCTTCGACCCCAGCGCGCCGGACGACATCGCCGAGCGGCTCGCCGAGGTCCCCGAGCTGGAGGCATGCCACAGCGTCGCCGGCGACGAGAACTACATCCTCAAGGTCCGGGTCGCCACACCGTTGGAGCTGGAGCACCTGCTCACCCGCATCCGCAGCCTGGCCGGGGTCTCCACCCGCACCACGGTCGTCCTCTCGACGCCGTACGAGGCCCGGCCGCCGCGTATCTGACCGGGCGTCCGACCCCGCGCGCGGCCCGCCCGCGCGCAGGGGCCAAACTGTCCGGTATGAGCGAGCGCATCCCCGAACCGGCCCCGCAGGGCACCTCCCACGCAGGTCGGCAGGCCCCCTCCCGCCCGGTCCGCCAGGGTTCCTCCCGCCCTGCCCGGCCCCGCACCGTCCTGCTGCGGGGCGGTGAGGTGCACAGCCCCGCCGACCCCTTCGCCACCGCGATGGTCGTGGAGGGCGACAGCATCGCGTGGGTCGGCGAGGAAGGCGCCGCCGACTCGTTCGCCGACGGGGTCGACGAGGTCGTCCACCTGGACGGCGCGCTGGTCACCCCAGCGTTCACGGACGCACATGTGCACACCACCGCAAGCGGCCTCGCGCTCACCGGCCTCGACCTGGCCGGTGCCGCCGCGCTGTCCGACGCGCTGACCCGGATCCGCGCCTACGCCGCCGCCCGCCCGGCGGACCGGATCCTCCTCGGACACGGCTGGGACGTCGGCGCCTGGCCCGAGGGGCGCCCGCCGTCCCGTGCGGAACTCGACGAGGCCACCGGCGGCCGCCCGCTCTACCTCACCCGCGTCGACGTGCACTCCGCGGTCGTCACCACGGCCCTGCTGGACCTCGTCCCCGGCGTGCGTGAACTGCCCGGATTCCGCTCCGGCGCGCCACTGACCGGCGATGCCCACCACGCCGTACGGCGGGCCGCGCACGCCACGATCACCCCCGCCCAGCGGACCGAGGCCCAGGCCGCCGCCCTCGCCCGCGCCGTCTCCCTCGGCATCGGCAGCATCCACGAGTGCGCGGGCCCGGAGATCTCCGGCGAGGACGACTTCACCGGGCTGCTCGCCCTGGCCGCCGAAGGCGACGGCCCGCGGGTCGTCGGCTACTGGGCCGAAACGATCGCATCCGCAAAGGACGCGGAGCGGATCCGTGCGCTCGGTGCGCTCGGCGCGGCCGGTGATCTCTTCGTCGACGGGTCGCTCGGCTCGCACACCGCCCACCTGCACGCCCCGTACGCGGACGCCGACCACACCGGCGTCGCGCACCTCGACGCCGCGGCCGTCGCCGCCCATGTCGCGGCCTGCACCGAGGCCGGCCTCCAGGCCGGTTTCCACGCCATCGGCGACGCCGCCCTGACCAGCGTCGTCGACGGCGTACGGGCCGCCGCCGAGCGCGTCGGCCCCGACCGGATCCGCGCCGCCCGGCACCGCGTCGAACACGCCGAAATGCTCACCGACCGGACCGTCGCCGGCTTCGCCGACCTGGCCCTGACGGCCTCCGTCCAGCCCGCCTTCGACGCGACCTGGGGCGGGCCCGACGGCATGTACGCCACCCGCCTGGGCGCCGACCGCGCCCGCACTCTCAACCCGTACGCCGCCCTGCTCAAGGCCGGCGTCCCGCTCGCCCTCGGCTCCGACAGCCCGGTCACGCCGCTCGACCCCTGGGGCACCCTGCGTGCCGCCGTCTTCCACCGCACCCCCGCCCACGGCATCTCCGCCCGCGCCGCCTTCACCGCTCACACCCGCGGCGGCTGGCGCGCCGTCGGCCGCGACGACGCGGGCGTCCTGGTGCCCGGAGCCCCCGCCGACTACGCGGTCTGGCGCACCGGGGACCTGATCGTCCAGGCCCCCGACGAGCGCGTGGAACGCTGGTCCACCGACCCCCGCTCCGGCACCCCCGGCCTGCCCGATCTCACCCCCGGCAACGACCTCCCGGTGTGCCTGCGCACCGTCGTCGGCGGACGCACCGTCTACCGGCGGCCGATCGAGTGACATCGCATGGGCAGGTGCCCCGGGGGACATGCCCGCAGCTACTCGCCCCACCTGCGAAGGCTCGCCGCTGACCTGGGACGACGCGAAATCGACGCAGGCGGAGCACCTGTTGACAGCAGCCGGTCGACGGCCGGTAGGTTCGGCCGGGTCCACCACCAGGACGTCCGATCGGGAGACCTCCGCGCAGTCGTCGAACGCAGCTGGGCCATGGGGCGGTGCGCCACACCGGCACTCCGCCACTGGGAGCCAGGTCCAGAACCAGAGGCACGGCGTGACGGAAAGTTTCGGCCGGATGGGGGTCCCTCCCTGCTCCTTGGGAGCCTGGGGGAAGGTGCGAACGGGTGGGGCCCGGATGCTCAGTAGACAACGGCTCTCGGTCGACCCGCAGCCAGCGGGTCCCAGGTCGGCCCGAAGGGCGCCGGGCCCCGATCCCGCACCACACCGCGGCCCGTCCTCTTCCGTGTGAACCCTCGGTCCGACCCCTCGGCCACCCGCACCCGCACCCGCACCCGCGACCGCGGCCACCCGATGTACGGTCAGCTCACCACCCCACGACCTGCAGGAAGGCCGCGACCGTGCCAACGGGTTCCGACACCACAGCAGAGGCCGTCAGCGGCACCTCGCCCGAAGGTCCGGTGCCGCCCGTCGCCACAGGACCGGCCACCGGGACGGATGACACCGCCGCGCCGCGCCCCGGCCGCGCCCGGCGGTGCGCCGCGCCGGTGCGCCGCGAGGCGCCGCGTACCGGCCTCGCCGTCGTCTCCGGCACCGCGCTGGCGCTCGCCTTCCCGCCGTACGACCTGTGGCCGCTGTCCCTCCTCGGCGTCGCCGCGCTCTCGCTGCTCACCCGCGGCCGGACCGTCCGGCAGGGCGCGTGGACCGGCTTCGCCTTCGGGCTGCCCTTCTTCGTGATCCTGCTCAAGTGGCTGCACGTCGTCGGCTGGGACGCGGTGATCGGACTGTCCGTCGCCGAGGCGCTGTTCATGACGCTGCTGGGCGGGGCGCTCGCCGCCGCCTCCCGGCTGCCGGCCTGGCCGCTGTGGACCGCCTGTCTGTGGGTCGCCGAGGAATGGGCCCGCGACCGCGTCCCGTTCGGCGGCTTCCCGTGGGGGCGGCTCGCGTTCGCCAACACCGGCTCGCCGTTCACCCCGCTGGCCGCGCTCGGCGGCGCCCCGCTGGTGACCTTCGCCGTCGCCCTCTCCGGTGCGCTGCTGGCCGCGTGCGCCGTCACCCTCTGGGGGCTGCGCCGCTCCGGGACGTTGCGCCGGGCGATCCCCGCCATCGAGGCGTTCGGGCTGGCCGCCGCGGTGGCCGGGGCCGGGGTGCTCGTCCCCGTCCCCACCAAGGCCGCTGACACCGTCGACATCGCCGTCGTCCAGGGCAATGTCCAGCAGCCCGGCATGGACTTCCTGGGCCGCCCGATGAAGATCCTCGACAACCACGCCAGGGCCACCGAGCGGCTCGCCGCCGACATCGAGGCCGGAAAGGCGCGGAAGCCCGATCTGGTCATCTGGCCGGAGAATTCCTCCGACCTCGATCCCTTCCAGTACCCGCAGGCCTACGACCGGATCGACAAGGCCGTGCGGGCCATCGGGGTCCCGGTGCTCGTCGGTGCGCTCATCGACCACCCCTCCAAGGAGGGCTATGTCTTCAACGAGGGCATCGTCTGGGACCCGAAGAAGGGGCCGGGCGCCTCGTACACCAAGCAACACCCGGTGCCGTTCGGTGAGTATGTGCCGTTCCGCGAGCAGCTCAGCAAGATCATTACGCGTTTCCAGCGAGTGCCCCGCGACTTCCACCCGGGCGACCACACCGGCGTCCTGCAGGTCGGCCCGGCCAGGCTCGGCGATGTCATCTGCTTCGAGGTCGCCTACGACGAGATCGTGCACGAGACCGTCGGCGCCGGCGCCCGTGCCCTGGTCATCCAGACCAACAACGCCACCTACGGCCGCACCGGCCAGCCCGAACAGCAGCTGGCCATGTCCAAGCTGCGCGCCGTCGAACACGGCCGGGCCGTGGTCACCGCCGCCACCAGCGGGATCAGCGCCGTCGTCGCCCCCGACGGCACCGTCACCCGGCAGATCCCCGAGTTCACCCAGGGCGTCGTCTCGGCGCGGATCCCCCTCCGCGACGAAACGACGCTCGCCGACCGCGTCGGTGCGGCTCCCGAGTGGGCGCTCGCTATCGTGGGGCTTCTCTCCTGTGCCGCCGCCGCAGTCGTCGGCCGGCGCGGGCGCACGAAGAACGAGAAGGGGCAGCAGTGACAGACGGCGGTCAGCGGCAGTACGGTCCGCTCGGCACCACGTTGGTGATCATCCCGACGTACAACGAGGCGGAGAACATCAAGCCGATCGTCTCGCGGGTGCGGTCCGCCGTCCCCGAGGCGCATGTGCTGATCGCGGACGACAACAGTCCCGACGGCACCGGCAAGCTCGCCGATGAGCTCGTCGCCGAGGACGAGCAGGTCCATGTGCTGCACCGCAAGGGCAAGGAAGGGCTCGGCGCCGCCTATCTCGCCGGCTTCCAGTGGGGCATCGACAACGGCTTCGGCGTGCTGGTCGAAATGGACGCCGACGGCTCGCACCGGCCCGAGGAGCTGCCGCGGCTGCTGACCGCCCTCAAGGGCGCCGATCT includes:
- a CDS encoding Lrp/AsnC family transcriptional regulator, with protein sequence MEELDRQIVDLLVKDGRMSYTDLGKATGLSTSAVHQRVRRLEQRGVIRGYAAIVDPEAVGLPLTAFISVKPFDPSAPDDIAERLAEVPELEACHSVAGDENYILKVRVATPLELEHLLTRIRSLAGVSTRTTVVLSTPYEARPPRI
- a CDS encoding amidohydrolase, whose amino-acid sequence is MSERIPEPAPQGTSHAGRQAPSRPVRQGSSRPARPRTVLLRGGEVHSPADPFATAMVVEGDSIAWVGEEGAADSFADGVDEVVHLDGALVTPAFTDAHVHTTASGLALTGLDLAGAAALSDALTRIRAYAAARPADRILLGHGWDVGAWPEGRPPSRAELDEATGGRPLYLTRVDVHSAVVTTALLDLVPGVRELPGFRSGAPLTGDAHHAVRRAAHATITPAQRTEAQAAALARAVSLGIGSIHECAGPEISGEDDFTGLLALAAEGDGPRVVGYWAETIASAKDAERIRALGALGAAGDLFVDGSLGSHTAHLHAPYADADHTGVAHLDAAAVAAHVAACTEAGLQAGFHAIGDAALTSVVDGVRAAAERVGPDRIRAARHRVEHAEMLTDRTVAGFADLALTASVQPAFDATWGGPDGMYATRLGADRARTLNPYAALLKAGVPLALGSDSPVTPLDPWGTLRAAVFHRTPAHGISARAAFTAHTRGGWRAVGRDDAGVLVPGAPADYAVWRTGDLIVQAPDERVERWSTDPRSGTPGLPDLTPGNDLPVCLRTVVGGRTVYRRPIE
- the lnt gene encoding apolipoprotein N-acyltransferase → MPTGSDTTAEAVSGTSPEGPVPPVATGPATGTDDTAAPRPGRARRCAAPVRREAPRTGLAVVSGTALALAFPPYDLWPLSLLGVAALSLLTRGRTVRQGAWTGFAFGLPFFVILLKWLHVVGWDAVIGLSVAEALFMTLLGGALAAASRLPAWPLWTACLWVAEEWARDRVPFGGFPWGRLAFANTGSPFTPLAALGGAPLVTFAVALSGALLAACAVTLWGLRRSGTLRRAIPAIEAFGLAAAVAGAGVLVPVPTKAADTVDIAVVQGNVQQPGMDFLGRPMKILDNHARATERLAADIEAGKARKPDLVIWPENSSDLDPFQYPQAYDRIDKAVRAIGVPVLVGALIDHPSKEGYVFNEGIVWDPKKGPGASYTKQHPVPFGEYVPFREQLSKIITRFQRVPRDFHPGDHTGVLQVGPARLGDVICFEVAYDEIVHETVGAGARALVIQTNNATYGRTGQPEQQLAMSKLRAVEHGRAVVTAATSGISAVVAPDGTVTRQIPEFTQGVVSARIPLRDETTLADRVGAAPEWALAIVGLLSCAAAAVVGRRGRTKNEKGQQ